From Polypterus senegalus isolate Bchr_013 chromosome 15, ASM1683550v1, whole genome shotgun sequence, the proteins below share one genomic window:
- the LOC120515402 gene encoding uncharacterized protein C2orf66 homolog — protein MLICSCVTSELDSSEEEWKSLRNPENRNLFIKILQSYLNGRGMNLVNLGKKGKLTGNLGSKTKSNFDIYQQDLESNNAFDV, from the exons ATGCTGATTTGTTCTTGTGTGACTTCTGAGCTTGATTCCAGTGAGGAAGAATGGAAATCTCTGAGAAATCCTGAAAATCGAAATCTG tTTATCAAAATTCTCCAATCCTACTTAAATGGAAGAGGTATGAATCTggtcaacttgggcaaaaagggAAAACTTACAGGTAACCTGGGAAGCAAAACCAAATCCAACTTTGACATTTATCAACAAGACCTGGAAAGCAACAATGCTTTTGATGTTTGA